A genomic window from Nocardioides sp. BP30 includes:
- the ribD gene encoding bifunctional diaminohydroxyphosphoribosylaminopyrimidine deaminase/5-amino-6-(5-phosphoribosylamino)uracil reductase RibD codes for MADQAASTATATEVAAMRRAVELAALGPFSPNPRVGCVLLADDGSVVAEGHHRGAGTPHAEADALDRAAERARGTTAVVTLEPCNHTGRTGPCAQRLVAAGVRRVVFAQSDPNPVAAGGAATLREAGVEVVAGVLAEESRALNRVWSRALEWQRPFVTWKFATTLDGRSAASDGTSRWVSSPAARRDTHRLRARCDTMLVGTNTIAVDDPLLTVRDEDGHAVERQPLRAVMGLRDLPATSRVLNADAETVLLRTHDPRAALSQLWDRERRHVFLEGGPTLAAAFLDAGFVDEIVVYVAPMLLGAGRHAVADLGITTIGAALRPRVTDITVLEPNGADAAAEEPNVRITMEMH; via the coding sequence CGTGGAGCTGGCGGCGCTGGGTCCGTTCAGCCCCAATCCCCGGGTCGGCTGCGTCCTGCTCGCCGACGACGGCAGCGTCGTCGCGGAGGGTCATCACCGCGGCGCCGGGACGCCTCACGCCGAGGCCGACGCGCTCGACCGCGCGGCGGAGCGTGCCCGCGGCACGACGGCCGTGGTCACCCTGGAGCCGTGCAACCACACCGGCCGGACCGGCCCGTGCGCGCAGCGCCTGGTGGCTGCCGGCGTGCGCCGGGTGGTCTTCGCCCAGTCCGACCCCAACCCAGTGGCGGCCGGGGGAGCCGCGACCCTCCGCGAGGCGGGCGTCGAGGTCGTCGCCGGTGTGCTGGCCGAGGAGTCGCGTGCGCTCAACCGGGTCTGGTCGCGCGCGCTGGAGTGGCAGCGTCCGTTCGTCACCTGGAAGTTCGCGACCACGCTCGACGGCCGCTCCGCGGCGAGTGACGGCACCTCGCGCTGGGTCTCCAGCCCCGCCGCCCGGCGTGACACCCACCGGCTGCGTGCCCGGTGCGACACCATGCTGGTCGGGACGAACACCATCGCCGTGGACGACCCGCTGCTGACCGTGCGCGACGAGGACGGTCACGCCGTGGAGAGGCAGCCGCTGCGAGCGGTGATGGGGCTGCGCGACCTGCCCGCGACCAGCCGCGTGCTCAACGCCGATGCCGAGACCGTGCTGCTTCGCACCCACGATCCCCGCGCGGCGCTGAGCCAGCTGTGGGACCGCGAGCGTCGGCACGTGTTCCTCGAGGGCGGCCCCACGCTGGCCGCCGCCTTCCTCGACGCGGGCTTCGTCGACGAGATCGTCGTCTACGTCGCGCCGATGCTGCTCGGGGCGGGCCGCCACGCCGTCGCCGACCTCGGCATCACCACCATCGGCGCAGCGCTGCGCCCCCGCGTCACCGACATCACCGTCCTCGAGCCGAACGGCGCGGATGCCGCCGCCGAGGAGCCCAACGTCCGAATCACCATGGAGATGCACTGA
- a CDS encoding riboflavin synthase, giving the protein MFTGIVEELGTIAAIEDQASPNGDRAIRLTVAAGTVLEDAALGDSIAVNGCCLTVAALGEGTWTADVMQETLDKTSLYGARPGDRVNLERAVTPQTRLGGHIVQGHVDGVGEILRRTPSEHWEVVEVSLPAHLSRYLVDKGSITVDGVSLTVVEAGRTAFTVSLIPETLARTTLGVRRVGERVNLEADILAKHVEKLLEARS; this is encoded by the coding sequence ATGTTCACCGGAATCGTCGAGGAGCTCGGCACCATCGCCGCCATCGAGGACCAGGCCAGCCCCAACGGCGATCGGGCGATCCGCCTCACCGTCGCCGCCGGGACGGTCCTGGAGGACGCCGCGCTCGGCGACTCGATCGCCGTCAACGGGTGCTGCCTCACCGTGGCAGCGCTCGGCGAGGGCACCTGGACCGCCGACGTCATGCAGGAGACGCTCGACAAGACCTCCCTGTACGGCGCCCGGCCCGGCGACCGGGTGAACCTCGAGCGGGCAGTGACGCCGCAGACCCGGCTGGGGGGCCATATCGTCCAGGGCCACGTCGACGGCGTCGGCGAGATCCTGCGGCGTACGCCCAGCGAGCACTGGGAGGTCGTCGAGGTCTCCCTGCCCGCGCACCTGAGCCGCTACCTGGTCGACAAGGGCTCGATCACCGTCGACGGGGTCAGCCTGACCGTCGTGGAGGCGGGCCGGACCGCTTTCACCGTCAGCCTGATCCCCGAGACCCTGGCTCGCACGACGCTGGGCGTCCGGCGGGTCGGCGAGCGGGTCAACCTCGAGGCCGACATCCTCGCCAAGCACGTCGAGAAGCTGTTGGAGGCACGCTCGTGA
- a CDS encoding nicotinamide mononucleotide transporter family protein has protein sequence MSVLNWLYDAQVTIGGHPITWREIIGNAFGFASAIGGLRRKVWAWPIGIVGNALLFSVFIAATFHQGAQVPLFGQAGRQVFFIVTSVYGWWRWRQTRALHVATGDEHAVAPRWANAAERIGYLGVWVAGVLVCQWLFAVIGAGWPAPRWYYWCDAWIFVGSFIATFAMARGWVDFWLCWIAVDLVGVPELWHSHYYPSAVLYAVYAALVVYGFTVWLRISRQESAPEAHHRHIAAGEAA, from the coding sequence GTGAGCGTCCTGAACTGGCTCTACGATGCCCAGGTCACGATCGGCGGCCACCCGATCACGTGGCGCGAGATCATCGGCAACGCCTTCGGCTTCGCCTCCGCGATCGGCGGCCTGCGCCGCAAGGTGTGGGCCTGGCCGATCGGCATCGTCGGCAACGCGCTGCTCTTCAGCGTCTTCATCGCCGCCACCTTCCACCAGGGTGCCCAGGTGCCGCTGTTCGGCCAGGCCGGCCGCCAGGTCTTCTTCATCGTGACCAGCGTCTACGGCTGGTGGCGCTGGCGGCAGACCCGTGCCCTGCACGTCGCCACCGGCGACGAGCATGCCGTCGCCCCGCGCTGGGCGAACGCCGCCGAGCGGATCGGCTACCTCGGGGTCTGGGTCGCCGGAGTGCTGGTGTGCCAGTGGCTCTTCGCGGTGATCGGCGCCGGCTGGCCGGCGCCGCGCTGGTACTACTGGTGCGACGCCTGGATCTTCGTCGGCTCCTTCATCGCCACCTTCGCGATGGCCCGCGGCTGGGTCGACTTCTGGCTGTGCTGGATCGCCGTCGACCTGGTCGGGGTGCCGGAGCTCTGGCACTCCCACTACTACCCCTCCGCGGTCCTCTACGCCGTCTACGCGGCGCTGGTCGTCTACGGGTTCACCGTCTGGCTCCGGATCTCCCGCCAGGAGAGCGCACCGGAGGCGCACCACCGCCACATCGCAGCAGGAGAAGCAGCATGA
- a CDS encoding bifunctional 3,4-dihydroxy-2-butanone-4-phosphate synthase/GTP cyclohydrolase II, whose translation MSEQHTSTPHRDHQHGGVRLDPVERAIADIAAGKAVVVVDDEGRENEGDIIFAAAKATPELMAFTIRHSSGVICVPMPGEMLDRLEIPLMTPHNRDKLRTAYTISVDARDGVSTGISAADRAHTARVLADSATEPWELTRPGHVFPLRYRAGGVLVRRGHTEAAVDLATLAGLTPAGVLVEVVNDDGTMKRAPELRAFADEHGLAMISIEDLVRYRRRTEVLVERKAETRLPTRYGDFTAFGYSVTIDGSEHVALVHGDVAAAVAAGEPVLTRVHSECLTGDVFGSQRCDCGPQLDEALARIVREGTGVVVYLRGHEGRGIGLVAKLQAYQLQDGGRDTVDANLDLGLPADARHYGAATQILRDLGATSVRLLTNNPDKVDDLEDYGIHVAERVPLTPHPNDHNLAYLLTKRDRMGHVLPDLDDHVGGESHEKIEEQEA comes from the coding sequence ATGAGCGAGCAGCACACCTCGACCCCGCACCGCGACCATCAGCACGGGGGCGTCCGGCTCGACCCGGTCGAGCGAGCGATCGCCGACATCGCCGCAGGCAAGGCCGTCGTGGTCGTCGACGACGAGGGCCGCGAGAACGAGGGCGACATCATCTTCGCGGCCGCCAAGGCGACCCCCGAGCTGATGGCGTTCACGATCCGGCACTCCAGCGGCGTCATCTGCGTGCCGATGCCCGGCGAGATGCTCGACCGGCTCGAGATCCCGCTGATGACGCCGCACAACCGCGACAAGCTGCGCACGGCGTACACGATCTCGGTGGACGCGCGCGACGGGGTCTCGACCGGGATCTCGGCCGCCGACCGTGCCCACACCGCTCGAGTGCTGGCCGACTCGGCGACCGAGCCGTGGGAGCTGACCCGCCCCGGCCATGTCTTCCCGCTGCGCTACCGCGCCGGCGGGGTGCTGGTCCGTCGGGGCCACACCGAGGCGGCCGTCGACCTGGCCACGCTCGCCGGCCTGACGCCGGCCGGCGTGCTCGTCGAGGTGGTCAACGACGACGGCACGATGAAGCGCGCCCCCGAGCTCCGCGCGTTCGCCGACGAGCACGGCCTGGCCATGATCTCGATCGAGGACCTGGTCCGCTACCGGCGGCGTACCGAGGTGCTCGTCGAGCGCAAGGCGGAGACCCGGCTGCCCACCCGGTACGGCGACTTCACCGCCTTCGGCTACTCGGTCACCATCGACGGGTCCGAGCACGTGGCGCTCGTGCACGGCGACGTCGCCGCCGCCGTCGCGGCGGGTGAGCCGGTGCTGACCCGGGTGCACTCGGAGTGCCTGACCGGCGACGTCTTCGGGTCCCAGCGCTGCGACTGCGGCCCGCAGCTGGACGAGGCGCTGGCACGGATCGTGCGGGAGGGCACCGGCGTGGTCGTCTACCTGCGTGGCCACGAGGGCCGGGGGATCGGGCTGGTCGCGAAGCTGCAGGCCTACCAGCTCCAGGACGGCGGCCGTGACACCGTCGACGCCAATCTCGACCTCGGCCTGCCGGCCGACGCACGGCACTACGGTGCCGCCACCCAGATCCTGCGCGACCTGGGCGCCACCTCGGTCCGGTTGCTGACGAACAACCCCGACAAGGTCGACGATCTGGAGGACTACGGCATCCATGTCGCGGAGCGGGTGCCGTTGACACCGCACCCCAACGACCACAATCTGGCCTACCTGTTGACCAAGCGGGACAGGATGGGCCACGTGCTGCCCGACCTGGACGACCACGTCGGCGGCGAGTCGCACGAGAAGATCGAGGAGCAGGAAGCATGA
- the ribH gene encoding 6,7-dimethyl-8-ribityllumazine synthase, with protein sequence MSGQGAPTAEPIDCHDLRVAVVAATWHEVVMDGLIAGAQRALDDHKVEAPVVVRVPGTFELAVVAGALAKEGYDAIVALGVVIRGGTPHFEYVCSAATDGLNRVALDHGVPVGFGVLTCDTEEQALDRAGLDGSAEDKGYEATAAALATAVTLKRIKRHLRG encoded by the coding sequence ATGAGCGGTCAGGGAGCACCCACGGCTGAGCCCATCGACTGCCACGACCTGCGCGTCGCGGTCGTGGCGGCCACCTGGCACGAGGTGGTGATGGACGGCCTGATCGCCGGCGCGCAGCGGGCGCTGGACGACCACAAGGTCGAGGCGCCGGTGGTGGTGCGCGTGCCCGGCACGTTCGAGCTGGCGGTGGTCGCGGGGGCCTTGGCCAAGGAGGGGTACGACGCGATCGTCGCCCTCGGGGTGGTGATCCGTGGCGGCACCCCGCACTTCGAGTACGTCTGCTCGGCCGCCACGGACGGGCTCAACCGGGTGGCGCTGGACCACGGGGTGCCGGTGGGCTTCGGCGTCCTGACGTGCGACACCGAGGAGCAGGCGCTGGACCGGGCCGGGCTGGACGGGTCGGCCGAGGACAAGGGCTACGAGGCGACCGCCGCCGCCCTGGCCACGGCCGTCACGCTCAAGCGGATCAAGCGGCACCTGCGGGGCTGA
- a CDS encoding YdeI/OmpD-associated family protein — protein MAEIVIAGAELVARGPAAAFVLTAEQVDQVGGGRKRFPVVLTAGGRTWRGSVASMGGEFLIGLSKQARAEAGLAVGDIVDLTVATDEAPREVEVPPALAEALAADAVAAAAYERLAFTHRKEFARWVGEAKREETRERRVQEALAMLREGRTRS, from the coding sequence GTGGCCGAGATCGTGATCGCCGGGGCCGAGCTGGTCGCGCGCGGCCCCGCTGCGGCGTTCGTGCTCACCGCCGAGCAGGTCGACCAGGTCGGCGGGGGCCGCAAGCGCTTCCCGGTCGTGCTCACCGCCGGCGGTCGGACCTGGCGCGGGTCGGTCGCCTCGATGGGTGGGGAGTTCCTGATCGGCCTGTCCAAGCAGGCTCGTGCCGAGGCCGGTCTCGCTGTCGGCGACATCGTCGACCTCACCGTGGCCACCGACGAGGCGCCCCGGGAGGTGGAGGTGCCGCCCGCGCTCGCGGAGGCGCTGGCGGCCGATGCGGTCGCCGCGGCGGCGTACGAGCGGCTCGCCTTCACCCATCGCAAGGAGTTCGCGCGGTGGGTAGGGGAGGCGAAGCGCGAGGAGACCCGGGAGCGACGGGTGCAGGAGGCGCTGGCGATGCTGCGCGAGGGCCGGACCCGGTCCTGA
- a CDS encoding flavodoxin family protein, with protein MSDLRALVLVCTLKPTPAESSSSLLGAQVLQELEKHDVTGEIIRVVDHDIRFGVTTDEGEGDEWPALRDKMLAADILVLATPIWMGQPASVCKMVLERLDAEISETDDEGRLLTFGKVAAVAVVGNEDGAHHVAAECFQALNDVGFTIAANANTYWVGEAMETTDYRDLSPAPDATAKATVTLAANTAHLARLLKQSAYPAS; from the coding sequence ATGAGCGATCTGCGCGCCCTCGTCCTGGTCTGCACCCTGAAGCCGACGCCGGCGGAGTCGAGCTCCTCGCTGCTCGGCGCCCAGGTCCTCCAGGAGCTCGAGAAGCACGACGTCACCGGCGAGATCATCCGGGTGGTCGACCACGACATCCGCTTCGGGGTGACCACCGACGAGGGCGAGGGCGACGAGTGGCCGGCGCTGCGCGACAAGATGCTCGCCGCCGACATCCTGGTGCTCGCGACGCCGATCTGGATGGGCCAGCCGGCGTCGGTGTGCAAGATGGTGCTCGAGCGCCTCGACGCGGAGATCTCCGAGACCGACGACGAGGGCCGGCTGCTCACCTTCGGCAAGGTCGCCGCGGTGGCAGTGGTCGGCAACGAGGACGGCGCGCACCACGTCGCCGCCGAGTGCTTCCAGGCGCTCAACGACGTCGGCTTCACCATCGCGGCCAACGCGAACACCTACTGGGTCGGGGAGGCGATGGAGACGACCGACTACCGGGACCTCTCCCCCGCACCGGACGCCACCGCGAAGGCGACGGTGACGCTGGCGGCCAACACCGCCCACCTCGCCCGGCTGCTCAAGCAGTCGGCCTACCCGGCGAGCTGA
- the ligD gene encoding non-homologous end-joining DNA ligase LigD — protein sequence MDGKLADYRRKRDFARTPEPAGAEPAPGGARFVVQRHRASHLHYDLRFEIDGVLASWAVPKGPTLDPSARRLAVHVEDHPIEYLLFEGVIPTGEYGGGDVIVWDTGTWEPVHTDDPAAAVSAGELHAEVRGEKLRGRFVLVRRGGEDRNWMLLHKRDEYAVDGWDPEDHPVSVLSGRTNEEVRADPDRRWQSEAPAHRAEERLVPDTLPDEALDELEALPASGGTWEVHGRALKVTNLDKALFPGAPERDEPATTKRHLLAYTARIAPVLLPYLRGRALNLHRYPDGADRPGFWHKQLPAHAPRWLTGWDNPDADPGETSTYLVCDEPAALVWAANFGALAWHPWTSRTRAPHEPTYALIDLDPGERTSWEDLLTLARLHRTALDHLGVLARPKVTGRRGIQIWIPVRGGYTFDDTRTWVEQLSRTVGKVVPELVSWKWEVKARAGLARLDYTQNAINKTLVAPYSPRAAAGAPVSVPIAWTELDDPDLRPDRWTVRTVLARLERRGDPFRALLGVEQELPPLT from the coding sequence ATGGACGGCAAGCTGGCTGACTACCGGCGCAAGCGGGACTTCGCGCGCACCCCCGAGCCGGCAGGAGCGGAACCGGCGCCGGGCGGTGCCCGGTTCGTGGTGCAGCGGCACCGCGCCAGCCACCTCCACTACGACCTGCGCTTCGAGATCGACGGCGTCCTGGCGAGCTGGGCGGTGCCGAAGGGCCCGACCCTCGACCCGTCCGCCCGCCGGCTCGCGGTGCACGTCGAGGACCACCCGATCGAGTACCTGCTCTTCGAGGGTGTGATCCCCACCGGCGAGTACGGCGGGGGCGACGTGATCGTGTGGGACACCGGCACCTGGGAGCCTGTCCACACCGACGACCCGGCGGCCGCGGTGTCGGCCGGTGAGCTGCACGCCGAGGTTCGCGGGGAGAAGCTGCGCGGCCGGTTCGTGCTCGTCCGGCGCGGCGGCGAGGACCGGAACTGGATGCTGTTGCACAAGCGCGACGAGTACGCCGTCGACGGCTGGGACCCCGAGGACCATCCCGTCTCGGTGCTCTCGGGCCGGACCAACGAGGAGGTCCGCGCCGACCCCGACCGGCGCTGGCAGAGCGAGGCACCGGCCCACCGCGCCGAGGAGCGGCTGGTTCCCGACACGCTGCCCGACGAGGCGCTGGACGAGCTCGAGGCGTTGCCCGCCTCCGGGGGCACCTGGGAGGTGCACGGCCGCGCGCTCAAGGTGACCAACCTCGACAAGGCGCTCTTCCCCGGCGCCCCTGAACGGGACGAACCGGCGACGACGAAGCGCCACCTGCTCGCCTACACCGCCCGCATCGCCCCGGTGCTGCTCCCCTACCTGCGCGGCCGGGCGCTGAACCTGCACCGCTACCCCGACGGCGCCGACCGGCCCGGCTTCTGGCACAAGCAGCTGCCGGCCCACGCCCCCCGCTGGCTGACCGGCTGGGACAACCCGGATGCCGACCCGGGCGAGACCAGCACCTACCTGGTCTGCGACGAGCCGGCCGCGCTGGTGTGGGCGGCCAACTTCGGCGCCCTGGCATGGCATCCGTGGACCTCGCGCACCCGGGCCCCGCACGAGCCGACGTACGCGCTGATCGACCTCGACCCCGGTGAGCGGACCTCGTGGGAGGACCTGCTCACGCTCGCCCGGCTGCACCGGACCGCGCTGGACCACCTCGGCGTGCTCGCCCGGCCCAAGGTGACCGGCCGCCGCGGGATCCAGATCTGGATCCCGGTGCGGGGTGGCTACACCTTCGACGACACCCGCACCTGGGTGGAGCAGCTGTCCCGCACGGTCGGCAAGGTCGTACCGGAACTGGTGAGCTGGAAATGGGAGGTGAAGGCGCGCGCCGGCCTGGCACGGCTCGACTACACCCAGAACGCGATCAACAAGACGCTCGTCGCGCCGTACTCGCCGCGGGCCGCGGCCGGGGCGCCGGTCTCGGTGCCGATCGCGTGGACCGAACTCGACGACCCCGACCTGCGCCCCGACCGGTGGACGGTGCGCACGGTGCTCGCGCGGCTGGAGCGGCGCGGCGACCCGTTCCGCGCTCTGCTCGGCGTGGAACAGGAGCTGCCTCCGTTGACGTAG
- the fdh gene encoding formate dehydrogenase, with the protein MALVTAFLGWPLLRQVTGRDKLGRGAAAQSARSASLEPRTVEADRVVDSVCPYCAVGCAQKVFVKDGKVTQIEGDPASPISRGRLCPKGSASKQLVTSPTRVSKVRYRRPHGTEWEDLDLDTAVDMIADRVIATRKQFWQWEDEAGRRVRRTLGIASLGGATLDNEENYLMKKLYTAMGAIQVENQARIUHSSTVPGLGTSFGRGGATTFLQDLSNADCILIEGSNMAEAHPVGFQWVMEAKRRGATIVHVDPRFTRTSAVSDIHVPIRAGSDIAFLGALVNHVLSNDLDFREYVVAYTNAANIIDGDYQDTEELDGIFSGWEPDTAQYDPTSWSYRPDSQHDVEAEEQRDGEGYGGAEGHQQSHQAARSESHGSGGAPVQWKGRRDETLQDPNCVFQILKRHYARYTPEMVQQVCGIEPDQFRRVADALTRNSGRERTTAFCYAVGWTQHSTGAQMIRTASILQLLLGNIGRPGGGIMALRGHASIQGSTDIPTLFNILPGYLPMPHGSQHQTLDEWVRDDEGKAGFWGNVRSYAVSLLKSYWGDAATPENDFCFDYLPRISGDHSSYATVKAMIEGRCKGYFVVGENPAVGSSNGKMQRLGLANLDWLVVRDLQMIETATFWKDGPEIETGELVTEDIGTEVFFLPAASHVEKAGSFTQTQRMLQWRDKAVEPPGDARSELEFYYELGQRIRTKLAARAEEHGVDEMDRPLLDLAWDYPRDAEGEIDGAAVLREINGTGPDGKALSSYTELKADGSTACGCWIYCGVYADEVNQARRRKPHWEQDQVASEWGWVWPANRRILYNRASAAPDGSPWSERKRYVWWDAEADGGKGKWTGPDVPDYIVDRAPDYVPPEGAKGPDAIGGQDPFIMQTDGKAWLFAPVGLADGPLPTHYEPAESPVRNPLYEQQNNPTRRSVVSPANPLNPSETEIFPYVFTTYRLTEHHTAGGMSRTLPYLTELQPEPFCEVSPRLAAERGLEHLGWATIVTARTAIEARVLVTERVRSLRLGDRFVEQIGLPYHWGGSGITTGDSPNDLVNLTLDPNVYIQDKVGTCDIRPGRRPRGPALTAYVADYRRRAGIEESDSSEGGANQ; encoded by the coding sequence CTGGCCCTCGTGACAGCGTTCCTTGGCTGGCCGCTGCTGCGGCAGGTGACCGGTCGCGACAAGCTCGGTCGCGGTGCCGCCGCACAATCGGCCCGCAGCGCCTCCCTCGAGCCACGCACCGTCGAGGCGGACCGGGTGGTCGACTCGGTGTGTCCCTACTGCGCGGTGGGCTGTGCGCAGAAGGTCTTCGTCAAGGACGGCAAGGTCACCCAGATCGAGGGCGACCCGGCCAGCCCGATCTCGCGCGGGCGGCTGTGCCCGAAGGGCAGCGCCAGCAAGCAGCTGGTGACCAGTCCGACCCGGGTGAGCAAGGTCCGCTACCGGCGCCCGCACGGCACCGAGTGGGAGGACCTCGACCTCGACACCGCTGTCGACATGATCGCGGATCGGGTGATCGCCACCCGCAAGCAGTTCTGGCAGTGGGAGGACGAGGCTGGCCGCCGCGTCCGCCGCACGCTGGGCATCGCGAGCCTCGGAGGAGCGACCCTCGACAACGAGGAGAACTACCTCATGAAGAAGCTCTACACGGCCATGGGGGCGATCCAGGTCGAGAACCAGGCGCGTATTTGACACTCCTCCACGGTTCCCGGTCTGGGAACCTCGTTCGGTCGTGGTGGGGCCACCACGTTCCTGCAGGACCTCAGCAACGCTGACTGCATCCTCATCGAGGGCTCCAACATGGCCGAGGCGCACCCGGTCGGCTTCCAGTGGGTGATGGAGGCCAAGCGGCGCGGTGCCACGATCGTGCACGTCGACCCGCGGTTCACGCGGACCTCGGCCGTCTCCGACATCCACGTGCCCATCCGGGCGGGCTCCGACATCGCGTTCCTGGGTGCCCTGGTCAACCACGTGCTGAGCAACGACCTGGACTTCCGCGAGTACGTCGTGGCCTATACCAACGCGGCGAACATCATCGACGGGGACTACCAGGACACCGAGGAGCTCGACGGGATCTTCTCCGGGTGGGAGCCCGACACCGCCCAGTACGACCCGACATCGTGGTCCTACCGGCCCGACAGCCAGCACGACGTCGAGGCGGAGGAGCAGCGCGACGGCGAGGGGTACGGGGGTGCCGAGGGGCACCAGCAGTCTCACCAGGCCGCGCGCTCGGAGAGCCATGGTTCGGGTGGGGCGCCGGTGCAGTGGAAGGGCCGCCGCGACGAGACCCTGCAGGACCCGAACTGCGTCTTCCAGATCCTCAAGCGGCACTACGCCCGCTACACCCCCGAGATGGTCCAGCAGGTCTGCGGCATCGAGCCGGACCAGTTCCGGCGCGTGGCCGACGCGCTCACCCGCAACAGCGGCCGGGAGCGTACGACAGCGTTCTGCTACGCCGTCGGCTGGACGCAGCACAGCACCGGTGCCCAGATGATCCGGACCGCCTCGATCCTGCAGTTGCTGCTGGGCAACATCGGGCGCCCCGGCGGCGGGATCATGGCACTGCGCGGGCACGCCAGCATCCAGGGCTCGACCGACATCCCGACGCTGTTCAACATCCTGCCGGGCTACCTTCCGATGCCGCACGGCAGCCAGCACCAGACCCTCGACGAGTGGGTCCGCGACGACGAGGGCAAGGCCGGCTTCTGGGGCAACGTCCGCTCCTACGCGGTCAGCCTGCTGAAGTCCTACTGGGGCGACGCGGCGACGCCGGAGAACGACTTCTGCTTCGACTACCTGCCCCGGATCAGCGGCGACCACTCCAGCTACGCCACCGTCAAGGCGATGATCGAGGGCCGGTGCAAGGGCTACTTCGTGGTGGGCGAGAACCCCGCCGTCGGCTCGAGCAACGGCAAGATGCAGCGCCTCGGCCTGGCCAACCTGGACTGGCTGGTGGTCCGCGACCTGCAGATGATCGAGACCGCCACCTTCTGGAAGGACGGTCCGGAGATCGAGACCGGTGAGCTGGTCACCGAGGACATCGGCACCGAGGTCTTCTTCCTGCCGGCCGCCAGCCACGTGGAGAAGGCCGGCTCGTTCACCCAGACCCAGCGGATGCTGCAGTGGCGCGACAAGGCCGTCGAGCCGCCGGGCGATGCCAGGAGCGAGCTGGAGTTCTACTACGAGCTCGGTCAGCGGATCCGCACCAAGCTCGCTGCCCGGGCCGAGGAGCACGGCGTCGACGAGATGGACCGGCCGCTGCTCGACCTGGCGTGGGACTACCCTCGCGACGCCGAGGGCGAGATCGACGGCGCCGCAGTGCTGCGCGAGATCAACGGCACCGGGCCGGACGGGAAGGCGCTGTCCTCCTACACCGAGCTCAAGGCCGACGGCTCGACCGCCTGCGGGTGCTGGATCTACTGCGGCGTGTATGCCGACGAGGTCAACCAGGCCCGCCGCCGCAAGCCGCACTGGGAGCAGGACCAGGTCGCCTCGGAGTGGGGCTGGGTGTGGCCGGCCAACCGCCGGATCCTCTACAACCGCGCCTCGGCCGCTCCCGACGGCTCGCCGTGGAGCGAGCGCAAGCGCTACGTGTGGTGGGACGCCGAGGCCGACGGCGGCAAGGGCAAGTGGACCGGTCCCGACGTCCCGGACTACATCGTCGACCGGGCCCCCGACTACGTTCCGCCCGAGGGGGCGAAGGGACCCGACGCGATCGGCGGCCAGGACCCGTTCATCATGCAGACCGACGGCAAGGCGTGGCTCTTCGCGCCTGTCGGGCTGGCCGACGGGCCGCTGCCCACCCACTACGAGCCGGCCGAGTCGCCGGTGCGCAACCCGCTCTACGAGCAGCAGAACAACCCCACCCGGCGCAGCGTCGTCTCGCCGGCCAACCCGCTCAACCCGAGCGAGACCGAGATCTTCCCCTACGTGTTCACCACCTACCGCCTCACCGAGCACCACACCGCCGGCGGGATGAGCCGCACGCTGCCCTACCTGACCGAGCTGCAGCCCGAGCCGTTCTGCGAGGTCTCGCCCCGGCTGGCGGCCGAGCGCGGCCTGGAGCACCTGGGCTGGGCGACGATCGTCACCGCCCGGACGGCGATCGAGGCACGGGTGCTGGTGACCGAGCGGGTGCGCTCCCTGCGCCTGGGCGACCGGTTCGTCGAGCAGATCGGCCTGCCCTACCACTGGGGCGGCAGCGGCATCACGACCGGGGACTCGCCCAACGACCTGGTGAACCTGACGCTCGACCCCAACGTCTACATCCAGGACAAGGTGGGCACCTGCGACATCCGTCCGGGCCGCCGGCCGCGGGGACCGGCCCTGACGGCGTACGTCGCCGACTACCGGCGGCGTGCCGGGATCGAGGAGTCCGACTCCTCCGAAGGAGGAGCTAACCAATGA